The nucleotide window TGGAACTCCAGAAAAAACTGGACCCAGCAACTGGTCAGGTTAAAGAAGAAAACCCAGACTTCCTGAAAACAGGGGATGCAGCTTTTGTAGTAGTCAAACCTACCAAACCAATGGTTATCGAAAAGATCAAAGACATACCACACATGGGCCGGTTCGCTATACGTGATATGGGTCAGACTGTTGCCGCAGGTATGTGTATTGACCTGGTACCAGCAAAATAGATTTGGGATAAATTTAATTGAAGGTAGACTGGGATCTTCCCAGTTTATGTTACCTTCTCTTTGTTTTTAATGGAGGAATAGACTAATGAATAAAGCTAGAATTAAACTCACCGGCACCGACCCAGAAAAACTGGCCTACGTATGTGACCAGCTCAAAAGAATCGCCGAAAGGACTGGTGTAGATCTCTCCGGACCAATACCATTACCCACCAAGAAGTTAGTTGTGCCCACCCGGAAATCACCGGATGGAGAAGGAAAAGCAACCTGGGAAAAATGGGAACTCCGGATCCACAAACGACTGGTAGGAATCGAAGCCGATGAAAGAGCCATGAGACAGGTAATGAAAGTCAACGTACCTGACAACGTGAGCATTGAAATCGAACTCCGCAGTTAAGTTAAATAATAACTTAAAACCAGGTAAAAGATACGAATATTCACAGCTGAAAACAACAGCTTAAAAAAATTACCCATATTTTATATATTTATTAATCCTTTTTTACCGGGATACATCAATCCCAAACCTTTTAATAGGTTGAAAACAAAATAAATCTAATTATCTCATTAGCCGGGATAGCCTAGCCAGGTAAGGCGCGGGACTTGAGATCCCGTGGAGCATGGCTCCTCCAGGGTTCAAATCCCTGTCCCGGCGCATCTTACTATACTTTAAGCTTTTGAAACTATTTTTCATTTCATGATTTGAAACTATTTCTCAAGGTTTTATATTACATGGGATAATATCATAAATTAGTATGTTAAGATATTATCAATCCCTCGGATCTGGAGTAATTTATGAAATCTAGAATTAGAACATCATTTGCAATACAATCTTTTTTCTTCCTTTTTATGTTTGTAGATAATTTTTTTTCATTTTTTAAGCAATCAAAACCTTTTTCCTTATTTTTTATATTAACTATGCCACCCTTCTTTGTGGTGACTTTATGTGATGAAATAGCATATTTTAACAAAAGAATCGTTTTAATAATTTTGGCTGTTGTTTTAGCTTTAACACTTGGATTAATATCATATAAACCATTTAATCCCGGTGTTGATATGATGCAATATTATGAGATCACTGTACTTTCAACAGTTGTCGTTATTGCCCTGGTTTTATGGGTATTTAAAGGGTGGGATAAGATTGGAAAAGCAGTGAAACAGTATGATAACATCCTCGAAATGGATCCCTATGATATTTCATCATTAAATAATAAAGGAGTGGAATTAGCCCATCTGAAAAAGCATAAATGGGCAATGGAATGTTTTGATAAGGCATTAAAAGTAGATCCTAATGATTCTGCTGCATTGCATAACAAAGGGGTTGTTCTCAGTGAATTTAAAAAAACTAGAGAAGCAACTCAAAAAGCCAATGAGTTTTTCGATCGAGCATTAGAAGCTGATCCTGGATTGGATGATGCTAAACGTTCGGGGAAGATAATTTTGGAAGTTTAACTAAAAAAGTGGTATAGGATAGTCTAGCCAGATAAATTGTGGGACTTGAGATTCTGTGGGGTATGGCTCATTCAGGGTTCAAATTCATGTCTCGGTGTACAATAATCTATTTTTAGTTTATTTTAATCTCTTATTACAATTTTTATTTTTAAAATATTGATTATGTTTCGAGTAGATTTGAATAATATGGTATAATAATAACATCAGTTTTTAATATTAGGGTATGCAATTAATTTTGTTGGGGGATACTCATGTCATGGAAAGATGGAGTTAAAGGGGAAGAAGTATTAGATATCATTACATCTGATGAAGATGAATTATGTGTTATTGCTGGACCTGGAACAGGTAAAACTTTTGCTCTTAAACGCAGGATTCAAAGATTGCTTGAAAAGGGTAAAGATCCTTCAAGGATGTTAGTTGTCACTTTTTCTAGGACTGCTGCAGCAGACATAAAGAAAGAACTTGCTGAAATAGGGTTAGATGGAATAAAAAATGTTACGGCAAAAACACTTCACTCTTATTGTTTTTCATTATTAAATAAGGAAGGTGTTTTAGAAATCACTGGACGTAACACAAGGACTTTGATGGATTTTGAAAAACGATTCTTGCTTGAAGATCTTAAATATTTGGGCTTAGGTAATATTAGTTATTTAGAAGATAAATTATTAGAATTTGAGGCTGCATGGGCAAAATTACAGTCTGATGAACCAGGATGGCCTTTTACAGAAGAAGATCGGATTTTCCGAAACGAAATATTAAAATGGCTTTTATTTCATGATGCAATGATTATTGAGGAAATTATTCCCGAAGCTTACAACTATCTAAGAGATAACCCACTTTCTGATGAGATAAAAAAGTTTGAATATGTCTTTGTTGATGAGTATCAAGATCTCAATAAAGCCGAACAAAAACTTATTGAGCTTTTAGCAAATAACGCTTCTGTGATGATTATTGGCGATGATGATCAGTCAATCTATTCTTTTCGTCATGCACATCCTGAAGGGATTCATGATTATTCTATCAAGATTTCTGATGAGCACAAATCATTAAATAAATGTCGAAGATGTCCTGAAAATGTAGTTGATATTGCAAATGAGTTGATCAAAAATAATGATATTAGATATTTCCCTAAACAACTTGAATCGATTTCTGAAAACTCTGAAGGTAAAACATTAATAGTTCAGTGGAAATCAATAAATGATGAAATCGATGGAATTGTTCAATATATAAAAAATGTTATTGATGAGGGTATTGTTGATATAAGCGAAATACTGGTTTTATCTCCTCGTAGACTTGTTGGTTATGAAATAAGGGATAGATTAAATGATGAGTTAGGAATTAATGCTCAGAGTTTTTTTCAAGAACAGGAACTTGAAGGTAGTCCTAAAAAATCTGAAAAATCTGAACATCAAAAATCTTTTACTCTTTTAACTTTATTAGCAGATCCATATGATAAAGTTGCAATAAGGTGTGGATTAGGGTTTGCCAATTCAAATCTTAGAGCACCCTCTTATAATAAATTGTGTGAGTACTGTACTTTAAATAATGAAAGTCCAAATGATGTTTTAAGTCAGGTTATTGGCGAAAATTTAGATATTTCTGGAA belongs to uncultured Methanobacterium sp. and includes:
- a CDS encoding tetratricopeptide repeat protein; translation: MKSRIRTSFAIQSFFFLFMFVDNFFSFFKQSKPFSLFFILTMPPFFVVTLCDEIAYFNKRIVLIILAVVLALTLGLISYKPFNPGVDMMQYYEITVLSTVVVIALVLWVFKGWDKIGKAVKQYDNILEMDPYDISSLNNKGVELAHLKKHKWAMECFDKALKVDPNDSAALHNKGVVLSEFKKTREATQKANEFFDRALEADPGLDDAKRSGKIILEV
- a CDS encoding ATP-dependent helicase, which encodes MSWKDGVKGEEVLDIITSDEDELCVIAGPGTGKTFALKRRIQRLLEKGKDPSRMLVVTFSRTAAADIKKELAEIGLDGIKNVTAKTLHSYCFSLLNKEGVLEITGRNTRTLMDFEKRFLLEDLKYLGLGNISYLEDKLLEFEAAWAKLQSDEPGWPFTEEDRIFRNEILKWLLFHDAMIIEEIIPEAYNYLRDNPLSDEIKKFEYVFVDEYQDLNKAEQKLIELLANNASVMIIGDDDQSIYSFRHAHPEGIHDYSIKISDEHKSLNKCRRCPENVVDIANELIKNNDIRYFPKQLESISENSEGKTLIVQWKSINDEIDGIVQYIKNVIDEGIVDISEILVLSPRRLVGYEIRDRLNDELGINAQSFFQEQELEGSPKKSEKSEHQKSFTLLTLLADPYDKVAIRCGLGFANSNLRAPSYNKLCEYCTLNNESPNDVLSQVIGENLDISGIKPLIGPYKLLNAELDYLKSLEFPQLVDELFPNDKIWATPFRSILDNMDSNSKPSDILKELKNNIIQYELPTDADYVRVMSLHKSKGLTADLVIICSCVNGVIPSPDPKLSHDDRRRLLEEQRRLFYVGITRTTNILVISSFRFLPVKIARKMMPKVHITRRWGNMMTRSSQFISELGPNAPKTISGNEIIPK
- the rpsJ gene encoding 30S ribosomal protein S10, which codes for MNKARIKLTGTDPEKLAYVCDQLKRIAERTGVDLSGPIPLPTKKLVVPTRKSPDGEGKATWEKWELRIHKRLVGIEADERAMRQVMKVNVPDNVSIEIELRS